A genomic segment from Nicotiana tabacum cultivar K326 chromosome 7, ASM71507v2, whole genome shotgun sequence encodes:
- the LOC142162051 gene encoding F-box protein CPR1-like, protein MLGLDKGLKVYSVRSLLYEDESVEATNLDFPTKGYFSIVGSVNGLICLRTGPNNLLLWNPSMRKLKNCTAFIAAPKGVFYLWGFGYDEVHDDYKVVRMFYAVNGGNSCDVNVEIYSLKSDSCKEIDGFQCGKIHSCLGKLVNGKLHWITSGAHPGSNDGDIIFIDLADEKWGMLEQPCHGEGEFYFKLGVLGSDLSIFRTYQSAWADVWVMKEYGVKESWAKIYTIKFDEDFPKRVRSPLFCKSNKGEILLALGSRFMIYNPKANSLQYPKISESYFSFSNGIYVESLVCPFLQNEPTMKAKSTQYFHETILLARTVNLVVVHDVFDFNLDGSKCCFSSGAVF, encoded by the exons ATGTTGGGTTTAGATAAAGGTCTTAAGGTCTATTCTGTTAGGTCTTTACTTTATGAGGATGAGTCTGTGGAGGCGACCAACTTGGATTTTCCAACGAAAGGCTACTTCAGTATTGTGGGTTCTGTAAATGGGTTGATCTGTCTTAGAACTGGGCCAAATAATTTGCTTCTATGGAATCCATCTATGAGGAAGTTAAAAAATTGTACTGCTTTTATAGCTGCACCAAAGGGTGTCTTCTACCTCTGGGGTTTTGGATATGATGAGGTTCATGATGATTATAAGGTAGTGCGTATGTTCTATGCTGTTAATGGTGGCAATTCATGTGATGTTAATGTCGAAATATATAGTTTAAAGAGTGATTCTTGTAAGGAAATTGATGGTTTCCAATGTGGGAAGATACACTCTTGTTTGGGTAAGTTGGTGAATGGGAAGCTTCATTGGATTACGTCTGGTGCTCATCCTGGTAGTAATGACGGGGACATCATTTTTATTGATTTGGCTGACGAGAAATGGGGAATGTTGGAGCAGCCTTGCCATGGAGAAGGTGAGTTCTATTTTAAGCTTGGAGTGTTGGGAAGTGATCTTTCCATATTTCGTACTTATCAAAGTGCTTGGGCCGATGTGTGGGTTATGAAGGAATATGGGGTCAAAGAGTCTTGGGCAAAAATTTATACCATCAAATTTGATGAGGATTTTCCTAAGCGTGTGCGGTCTCCATTGTTTTGCAAGTCAAATAAAGGTGAAATTTTGCTTGCGCTTGGATCAAGATTCATGATATACAATCCAAAGGCTAACTCGTTACAATACCCAAAGATTTCTGAAAGTTATTTCTCTTTTTCTAATGGAATCTACGTCGAAAGCCTAGTTTGTCCATTTTTACAAAATGAACCAACAATGAAGGCTAAAAGCACTCAG TATTTTCATGAAACGATATTACTTGCAAGAACTGTTAATTTGGTTGTAGTCCATGATGTCTTTGACTTCAATCTAGATGGTTCTAAATGTTGTTTCTCTTCTGGAGCTGTGTTTTAA